The Diospyros lotus cultivar Yz01 chromosome 15, ASM1463336v1, whole genome shotgun sequence genome has a window encoding:
- the LOC127792061 gene encoding ent-kaurene synthase TSP4, chloroplastic isoform X1, producing the protein MMSLLLPSDGNSSSSRHRLPIPCYSSLSGFCDPGIKVTTGANTVSLCYEETKERIRKLFDKVQLSVSSYDTAWVALVPSPNFSDTPCFPECIDWLLNNQLSDGSWGLPNHNPLLIKDALSSTLASVLALKRWCVGEEQINKGLHFIELNATSAADENQHSPTGFDIIFPGMLEYAKDLGLNLPFESKDLNLMLERRELDVKSRSEGRTAYLAYMSEGIGKLQDWDMAMKYQRKNGSLFNSPSTTAAAFLHLHNADCLNYLHMLLEKFGNAVPTVYPLDIYARLCMIDSLERLGIDRYFRQEIRSVLDETYRSWLQGEEQIFLDTATCAMAFRILRLNGYNVSSDPLTKITKGEHVNFPSGHLGDIGGVLELYRASQIMIHPDESTLEKELSWSTHFLKEKSYNHRINSDIVNEYVIQEVDDALHYPFHANLDRVANRRNIKHYDIDGSSILKTLYCSTNIRNEDFLKLAVEDFNICQSIHREELEVLERWVVDNRLDKLKFARQKSAYCYFSAAAALFSPELSDSRMSWAKNGVLTTVVDDFFDIGGSIEELENLIQLVEKWDVDMAVDCCSEHVQIIFSALHITICEIGAKAFQFQGRSVTSHMIDIWLNLLRSMLKEAIWIRDKTVPTMYEYMTNSFVSFALGPIVLPALYFVGPILSMEAVSSHEYQNLFKLVSTCGRLLNDIHGFERESRQGKLNAVSLHMAHGCGAITTEESIGEVKTSIIYQRKQLLRLVLQEKGSLIPRACKDLFWKMSQVLHLFYMKDDGFTSHEMINSVKAIIHEPIPSLNCRAGGKAAVETSSFLTAG; encoded by the exons GTTTCTGTGACCCTGGAATCAAAGTAACAACAGGAGCTAATACTGTTTCTCTA TGCTATGAGGAAACTAAAGAAAGAATTCGGAAACTATTCGATAAGGTTCAGCTTTCTGTTTCTTCCTATGACACTGCTTGGGTGGCATTGGTCCCTTCTCCAAATTTCTCTGACACACCTTGTTTCCCGGAGTGTATTGATTGGTTACTGAACAATCAACTCAGCGATGGTTCATGGGGCCTTCCTAATCACAACCCCTTATTGATTAAAGATGCTCTGTCATCTACATTAGCATCTGTCCTAGCACTTAAGCGATGGTGTGTTGGTGAAGAGCAAATCAACAAAG GTCTACACTTTATTGAGTTGAATGCCACTTCAGCTGCTGATGAGAATCAACATTCTCCAACTGGATTTGACATAATATTCCCTGGAATGCTAGAGTATGCTAAAGATTTAGGTCTGAACCTCCCCTTTGAATCAAAAGATTTAAATCTTATGCTTGAGAGGAGAGAGTTAGATGTCAAAag CCGCTCAGAAGGAAGGACAGCCTACTTAGCATATATGTCAGAAGGCATTGGAAAGTTGCAGGACTGGGACATGGCCATGAAATATCAGAGGAAGAATGGCTCCCTGTTTAATTCTCCATCAACCACAGCAGCTGCTTTCTTGCACCTTCATAATGCTGATTGCCTCAATTACCTGCATATGCTCCTGGAGAAGTTTGGGAATGCTG TTCCAACAGTTTACCCCTTGGATATATATGCTCGCCTTTGCATGATTGACAGCCTTGAGAGATTGGGAATTGACCGGTATTTTAGGCAGGAAATTAGAAGTGTGTTGGATGAAACATACAG aagtTGGTTGCAGGGGGAGGAACAGATATTCCTGGACACTGCCACTTGTGCTATGGCATTTCGGATACTCCGTCTTAATGGGTATAATGTCTCTTCAG ATCccttaacaaaaataacaaagggAGAGCATGTCAACTTTCCTTCTGGACACCTAGGGGATATTGGCGGTGTGCTTGAGTTATATAGGGCTTCACAGATCATGATCCATCCAGATGAATCAACCTTAGAGAAGGAACTCTCGTGGTCTACTCATTTCCTGAAAGAGAAATCATACAACCATAGAATTAATTCAGATATAGTCAATGAATATGTTATCCAAGAG GTGGATGATGCCCTTCACTATCCCTTCCATGCAAATTTAGACCGTGTGGCAAACAGAAGAAACATAAAGCATTATGATATAGATGGTTCAAGCATTCTTAAGACTTTGTATTG CTCAACGAATATTAGAAATGAAGATTTCCTAAAACTGGCAGTGGAAGACTTTAATATTTGCCAATCTATTCACCGTGAAGAACTTGAAGTTCTGGAGAG GTGGGTTGTAGATAACAGATTAGATAAGTTAAAGTTTGCCAGGCAGAAGTCAGCATACTGTTACTTCTCAGCTGCAGCAGCTCTTTTCTCTCCTGAACTATCTGATTCTCGCATGTCATGGGCCAAAAATGGTGTGCTCACAACAGTGGTTGATGACTTCTTTGATATTGGTGGTTCTATAGAGGAATTAGAGAACCTAATTCAATTGGTTGAAAA ATGGGATGTAGATATGGCTGTTGATTGTTGTTCTGAGCATGTTCAGATCATATTTTCTGCACTTCACATCACAATTTGTGAGATTGGAGCCAAGGCATTCCAATTTCAGGGGCGCTCTGTGACAAGCCACATGATTGACATT TGGTTGAATTTGCTTAGATCTATGCTGAAGGAAGCTATATGGATTAGAGACAAGACGGTGCCAACAATGTATGAATACATGACCAATTCCTTTGTATCCTTTGCCTTGGGGCCAATTGTCCTCCCAGCTCTTTACTTTGTTGGGCCTATACTGTCCATGGAGGCTGTTTCCAGTCACGAATACCAAAACCTCTTTAAACTTGTGAGCACTTGTGGGCGTCTTCTCAACGACATCCACGGCTTTGAG AGGGAATCCCGGCAAGGTAAACTGAATGCTGTATCATTGCACATGGCTCATGGCTGTGGGGCGATTACTACAGAAGAAAGCATTGGAGAGGTGAAGACTTCTATTATCTATCAGAGGAAACAACTGCTGAGATTAGTTTTGCAGGAAAAGGGCAGCCTTATTCCGCGAGCATGCAAGGATTTGTTCTGGAAAATGAGTCAAGTATTGCATTTGTTTTACATGAAGGACGATGGCTTCACTTCTCATGAGATGATCAATTCTGTCAAAGCAATCATTCATGAACCAATTCCATCGCTGAATTGTAGGGCGGGCGGCAAAGCTGCGGTAGAGACCTCCAGTTTTCTAACTGCTGGTTAA